Proteins from a genomic interval of uncultured Desulfuromusa sp.:
- a CDS encoding TIGR01212 family radical SAM protein (This family includes YhcC from E. coli K-12, an uncharacterized radical SAM protein.): MQKKAFNLYSTYLKQSFGGRVHKISIDAGFGCPNRKGGRNAHGCVFCDPGGSGSVGIERSEPIATQIENAKEIMRRKYRAKWFIAYFQPFTNTFAPVPRLRDCYDQALAVEDVVGLAVGTRPDCVPEPVMDLLGEYQQKTDFWLELGLQSIHNRTLDDLQRGHDYACFLDAYQRAKQRNIRICVHVILGLPGESHADIMATAAEMARLNVDGIKIHLLHILEGTTLGEFYKQGQIQMLTMDEYVELAVDFIERLSPHTLIHRLTGDGPRETLLAPLWSLNKWEVLNAIDAEFERRGSQQGEKYES, from the coding sequence ATGCAGAAAAAGGCTTTCAATCTCTACTCTACTTACCTGAAGCAAAGTTTTGGTGGAAGAGTCCATAAAATTTCCATTGATGCCGGTTTTGGTTGCCCGAACCGCAAAGGTGGTCGCAATGCTCATGGCTGTGTTTTCTGTGATCCCGGAGGATCCGGATCTGTGGGTATTGAGCGGAGCGAACCGATTGCTACGCAGATAGAAAACGCCAAAGAGATAATGCGAAGAAAATATCGGGCCAAATGGTTTATCGCTTACTTTCAACCCTTTACCAATACCTTTGCCCCTGTCCCCCGGTTGCGGGATTGTTATGACCAGGCTTTAGCGGTGGAAGATGTTGTTGGCCTGGCGGTTGGGACCAGACCGGATTGTGTTCCCGAACCGGTTATGGATCTGCTGGGAGAATATCAGCAGAAAACCGATTTCTGGCTGGAACTGGGGCTTCAGAGCATCCATAATCGAACTCTTGATGATTTGCAGAGAGGGCATGATTATGCCTGCTTTCTCGATGCTTATCAACGCGCAAAGCAGAGAAATATACGGATTTGTGTTCACGTGATCCTCGGCTTGCCCGGTGAAAGTCATGCCGATATTATGGCAACTGCTGCTGAGATGGCGCGGCTGAATGTGGACGGGATAAAGATTCATTTGCTGCATATTCTTGAGGGCACGACTCTGGGTGAATTTTATAAACAGGGTCAGATCCAAATGTTGACAATGGATGAGTACGTTGAATTGGCTGTCGATTTTATCGAGCGGTTGTCACCACATACGCTTATTCACCGACTCACGGGTGATGGCCCTCGTGAGACCCTCCTTGCCCCTCTCTGGTCCCTGAATAAGTGGGAAGTTTTGAATGCCATTGATGCTGAGTTTGAGCGACGTGGTTCTCAGCAGGGAGAAAAATATGAAAGTTAA
- a CDS encoding UvrD-helicase domain-containing protein, producing MFDLNSLNPEQRAAVIHKKGSLLLLAGAGSGKTRVITCRIAHLLQQGIPAEQILAVTFTNKAAREMRERVREMVGQTAAKGMVIATFHSLCVRILKAHIDRLGFKKNFSIYAAADQQRLIKDLLRELSSESSSADADQVLWRISSAKNHLISSDNYMASDKDPVSALVATVYPRYQKALKAFNAVDFDDLLMFTVQLFEDHPDLLKRYCERFQYQMVDEYQDTNPVQYRLLKLLASDHGNLCVVGDDDQSIYAFRGADVANILDFESDFPGTKVIKLEQNYRSTGNILAAANAVIKNNLKRKEKALWTASGGGSKIEYLLCEDSEDEARQVMERIHAEKYRDKLNYGDFAILYRTNSQSRAFEEQLRYENIPYVLIGGQQFFDRKEIKDVIAYLKVIQNPADEVNLLRILNYPKRGIGAGSIDRIIRNSADQGISLWKVLNQVEQMAEIKDRTATACKDFTDLIKCYQKRFKQPLRLLETLQELFTELKFADDIYRQEKDPRVARRRVENQEELLNSMSVYLDRTADPDLDGFLERISLFDDDAPGKNDKESKLALDAVTLMSLHSSKGLEFPVVFLTGLEEGFLPHKKSIYETFDIDEERRLCYVGITRAQRQLFFFGARQRRKYGKLEQREPSRFLNEIPEELLQKSIGQPQKNSTPEDEAASASSFFANIGQMFGD from the coding sequence ATGTTCGATCTCAACAGTCTCAATCCGGAACAACGTGCAGCCGTCATTCATAAAAAAGGTTCATTGCTCCTTTTAGCTGGAGCCGGATCCGGGAAAACCCGGGTTATTACCTGCCGTATCGCCCATTTGCTGCAGCAGGGAATTCCTGCTGAGCAGATTCTTGCCGTCACATTTACCAACAAAGCTGCCCGGGAGATGCGTGAGCGAGTCCGGGAGATGGTCGGTCAGACGGCTGCCAAAGGAATGGTGATAGCGACATTTCACTCTCTTTGTGTTCGCATCCTCAAAGCCCATATCGATCGTCTTGGATTCAAGAAGAATTTTTCTATCTATGCTGCTGCTGATCAGCAGCGCTTGATAAAGGATCTGCTGCGGGAATTGAGTTCAGAGAGCAGTTCTGCCGATGCCGACCAGGTTCTCTGGCGCATCAGTAGTGCAAAGAATCACCTGATCTCTTCCGACAACTACATGGCAAGTGATAAAGACCCCGTCTCTGCATTGGTTGCCACGGTCTATCCGCGATACCAGAAAGCTCTGAAAGCTTTCAATGCCGTTGATTTTGATGATTTGCTGATGTTTACGGTGCAATTATTTGAAGATCATCCTGATCTGCTCAAACGCTATTGTGAGCGCTTTCAGTATCAGATGGTGGATGAATATCAGGACACCAATCCGGTTCAATATCGATTGTTGAAACTCCTGGCAAGTGATCACGGTAATCTGTGTGTGGTCGGTGATGATGATCAATCCATTTATGCTTTTCGTGGCGCTGATGTTGCTAATATTCTTGATTTTGAAAGTGATTTCCCCGGCACTAAAGTGATCAAGCTGGAACAGAATTATCGTTCCACCGGCAACATCCTTGCAGCCGCCAACGCGGTCATCAAGAATAATTTAAAGCGTAAAGAAAAAGCATTGTGGACTGCGTCCGGGGGAGGGTCAAAAATTGAATATCTTCTTTGTGAGGATAGTGAGGATGAAGCGCGTCAGGTGATGGAACGAATTCATGCTGAAAAGTATCGTGATAAGCTCAACTATGGAGATTTTGCAATTCTTTACCGGACCAACAGTCAGTCACGTGCTTTTGAAGAACAGCTTCGTTATGAAAATATTCCTTATGTTCTGATTGGTGGGCAGCAGTTTTTTGACCGCAAGGAAATCAAGGATGTTATTGCTTACCTTAAGGTTATCCAGAATCCGGCTGACGAAGTGAATCTGTTGCGAATCCTGAATTATCCCAAGAGGGGGATTGGCGCAGGTAGCATTGATCGTATTATTCGCAATTCCGCAGACCAGGGGATTTCGCTCTGGAAGGTACTGAATCAGGTTGAGCAGATGGCGGAAATAAAAGATCGGACTGCTACCGCCTGCAAGGACTTTACGGATCTGATTAAATGCTATCAGAAGCGCTTCAAACAACCTCTGCGGCTGCTCGAAACCCTGCAGGAGCTTTTTACTGAACTGAAGTTTGCTGATGATATTTATCGTCAGGAAAAAGACCCTCGGGTCGCCAGGCGCAGAGTAGAAAATCAGGAAGAGTTGCTGAACAGCATGTCTGTCTATCTGGATCGAACAGCAGATCCTGATCTTGACGGATTTTTAGAGAGAATATCTTTATTTGATGACGACGCTCCTGGAAAAAATGACAAAGAGAGCAAGCTTGCTCTTGATGCTGTGACCCTGATGAGTTTACATTCAAGTAAAGGACTGGAATTTCCGGTGGTGTTTTTAACCGGGCTGGAAGAAGGGTTCCTTCCCCATAAAAAATCCATCTACGAAACCTTTGATATTGATGAAGAGCGGAGGCTTTGCTATGTCGGGATAACCCGGGCACAGCGTCAGCTGTTCTTTTTTGGGGCTCGGCAACGGCGCAAGTACGGCAAACTGGAACAGCGTGAACCCAGCCGGTTTCTCAATGAAATTCCGGAAGAGTTGCTGCAGAAGTCGATCGGGCAACCGCAAAAAAATAGTACACCGGAAGATGAAGCGGCAAGTGCCAGTAGTTTTTTTGCTAACATCGGTCAGATGTTTGGTGACTGA
- a CDS encoding OsmC family protein: MSMITARFPGGAMVNAHFEGFEVATDQPEDNGGTNSAPEPYMLFLSSIVTCAGFYVQKFCQQRELSTEGMTMTLDIERHPESRRLEKVKMAIQLPEAFPDKYRKAVIRAAGMCSVKKAIADPPEFEVITE; the protein is encoded by the coding sequence ATGTCAATGATTACCGCTAGATTTCCCGGTGGGGCTATGGTAAATGCACATTTTGAAGGTTTTGAGGTTGCGACTGATCAACCTGAAGATAATGGTGGAACGAATTCAGCTCCTGAACCTTACATGTTGTTTCTCTCTTCCATAGTGACTTGCGCCGGATTTTATGTTCAGAAGTTTTGTCAACAGCGGGAGTTGTCTACAGAAGGAATGACAATGACCCTCGATATTGAACGCCATCCGGAGAGCCGTCGGCTGGAAAAAGTTAAAATGGCGATTCAGCTTCCTGAAGCTTTTCCCGATAAGTATCGAAAAGCTGTCATCCGTGCTGCCGGAATGTGTTCAGTAAAGAAAGCAATAGCGGATCCACCGGAATTTGAGGTCATTACGGAATAG